In one window of Gouania willdenowi chromosome 8, fGouWil2.1, whole genome shotgun sequence DNA:
- the crhr1 gene encoding corticotropin-releasing factor receptor 1 isoform X1: MMMNHQLLSQVFCVCALLGGRVFAAEFTCEMFLLLSTNHTARTLLLLNQTFTVSNVSGVYCEMSVDGIGTCWPRSSAGQLISRACPHQFNGIQYNTSNQVFRECQSNGSWAPRGNYSQCTEIIVMRKSKVHYQVAVIINYLGHCISLGALLLAFTLFMRLRSIRCLRNIIHWNLISAFILRNATWFLVQLTMTPAVTEGNQVWCRLVTAGYNYFHVTNFFWMFGEGCYLHTAVVLTYSTDKLRKWMFICIGWGLCVCVCVCVCVCVCVCVCVCVCVSAHLSVCAGIPFPIIVAWAFGKLYYDDEKCWFGKKSGVYTDYIYQGPMILVLLINFVFLFNIVRILMTKLRASTTSETIQYRKAVKATLVLLPLLGITYMLFFVNPGGDDEIAQIVFIYFNSILESFQGFFVSVFYCFLNSEVRSTVRKRWIRWQDRHSIRSRVVRATSIPTSPSRVSFHSIKQSNL, encoded by the exons gttttctgtgtgtgtgcgttgctcGGAGGACGAGTGTTTGCAGCCGAGTTCACCTGTGAGATGTTCCTCCTGCTCTCCACCAACCACACAG CTCGCACCCTGCTGCTGCTCAACCAAACGTTCACTGTCAGTAATGTGTCAG GTGTGTACTGCGAGATGTCTGTAGACGGCATCGGGACGTGTTGGCCTCGGAGCTCAGCAGGACAGTTAATCTCTAGAGCCTGTCCTCATCAGTTCAATGGAATACAGTATAATACCAGCA aCCAAGTGTTCAGAGAGTGTCAGTCAAACGGCAGTTGGGCCCCTCGAGGAAACTACAGTCAGTGCACAGAGATCATCGTCATG aggAAGAGTAAAGTTCATTATCAGGTCGCCGTCATCATCAACTACCTCGGACACTGCATCTCTCTGGGCGCTCTACTGCTCGCCTTCACACTCTTCATGAGACTCAg gAGCATCCGCTGTCTGAGGAACATCATTCACTGGAATCTGATCTCCGCCTTCATCCTGAGGAACGCCACCTGGTTCCTGGTCCAGCTCACCATGACGCCTGCTGTTACCGAGGGCAACCAG gTGTGGTGTCGCCTAGTAACCGCTGGTTATAACTACTTCCATGTCACCAACTTCTTCTGGATGTTTGGTGAAGGTTGTTACCTCCACACGGCCGTAGTTCTGACCTACTCTACTGACAAGCTACGCAAGTGGATGTTCATCTGCATCGGCtggggtctgtgtgtgtgtgtgtgtgtgtgtgtgtgtgtgtgtgtgtgtgtgtgtgtgtgtgtgtgtgtgtgtgtctcagctCACCTGTCTGTGTGTGCAGGAATCCCGTTCCCAATCATTGTTGCCTGGGCGTTTGGGAAGCTGTATTATGATGATGAGAA GTGCTGGTTTGGAAAGAAGAGTGGAGTCTACACGGATTATATCTACCAGGGTCCAATGATCCTGGTGCTGCTG ATAAATTTTGTCTTCTTGTTTAACATCGTTCGTATCTTGATGACCAAACTGAGAGCGTCTACCACATCTGAGACCATTCagtacag GAAGGCGGTGAAGGCGACCCTGGTTCTTCTTCCTCTCCTGGGAATCACCTACATGTTGTTCTTCGTTAATCCTGGAGGAGATGATGAAATCGCTCAGATCGTCTTCATCTACTTTAACTCCATCCTGGAGTCCTTCCAG GGATTCTTCGTCTCAGTTTTCTACTGTTTCCTGAACAGTGAG GTGCGCTCCACGGTCAGGAAGCGTTGGATTCGTTGGCAGGACCGTCACTCCATCCGGAGTCGCGTGGTCCGAGCCACATCCATCCCCACGTCCCCCAGCAGGGTCTCCTTCCACAGCATCAAACAGTCCAACCTCTGA
- the crhr1 gene encoding corticotropin-releasing factor receptor 1 isoform X2, producing the protein MMMNHQLLSQVFCVCALLGGRVFAAEFTCEMFLLLSTNHTARTLLLLNQTFTVSNVSGVYCEMSVDGIGTCWPRSSAGQLISRACPHQFNGIQYNTSNQVFRECQSNGSWAPRGNYSQCTEIIVMRKSKVHYQVAVIINYLGHCISLGALLLAFTLFMRLRSIRCLRNIIHWNLISAFILRNATWFLVQLTMTPAVTEGNQVWCRLVTAGYNYFHVTNFFWMFGEGCYLHTAVVLTYSTDKLRKWMFICIGWGIPFPIIVAWAFGKLYYDDEKCWFGKKSGVYTDYIYQGPMILVLLINFVFLFNIVRILMTKLRASTTSETIQYRKAVKATLVLLPLLGITYMLFFVNPGGDDEIAQIVFIYFNSILESFQGFFVSVFYCFLNSEVRSTVRKRWIRWQDRHSIRSRVVRATSIPTSPSRVSFHSIKQSNL; encoded by the exons gttttctgtgtgtgtgcgttgctcGGAGGACGAGTGTTTGCAGCCGAGTTCACCTGTGAGATGTTCCTCCTGCTCTCCACCAACCACACAG CTCGCACCCTGCTGCTGCTCAACCAAACGTTCACTGTCAGTAATGTGTCAG GTGTGTACTGCGAGATGTCTGTAGACGGCATCGGGACGTGTTGGCCTCGGAGCTCAGCAGGACAGTTAATCTCTAGAGCCTGTCCTCATCAGTTCAATGGAATACAGTATAATACCAGCA aCCAAGTGTTCAGAGAGTGTCAGTCAAACGGCAGTTGGGCCCCTCGAGGAAACTACAGTCAGTGCACAGAGATCATCGTCATG aggAAGAGTAAAGTTCATTATCAGGTCGCCGTCATCATCAACTACCTCGGACACTGCATCTCTCTGGGCGCTCTACTGCTCGCCTTCACACTCTTCATGAGACTCAg gAGCATCCGCTGTCTGAGGAACATCATTCACTGGAATCTGATCTCCGCCTTCATCCTGAGGAACGCCACCTGGTTCCTGGTCCAGCTCACCATGACGCCTGCTGTTACCGAGGGCAACCAG gTGTGGTGTCGCCTAGTAACCGCTGGTTATAACTACTTCCATGTCACCAACTTCTTCTGGATGTTTGGTGAAGGTTGTTACCTCCACACGGCCGTAGTTCTGACCTACTCTACTGACAAGCTACGCAAGTGGATGTTCATCTGCATCGGCtggg GAATCCCGTTCCCAATCATTGTTGCCTGGGCGTTTGGGAAGCTGTATTATGATGATGAGAA GTGCTGGTTTGGAAAGAAGAGTGGAGTCTACACGGATTATATCTACCAGGGTCCAATGATCCTGGTGCTGCTG ATAAATTTTGTCTTCTTGTTTAACATCGTTCGTATCTTGATGACCAAACTGAGAGCGTCTACCACATCTGAGACCATTCagtacag GAAGGCGGTGAAGGCGACCCTGGTTCTTCTTCCTCTCCTGGGAATCACCTACATGTTGTTCTTCGTTAATCCTGGAGGAGATGATGAAATCGCTCAGATCGTCTTCATCTACTTTAACTCCATCCTGGAGTCCTTCCAG GGATTCTTCGTCTCAGTTTTCTACTGTTTCCTGAACAGTGAG GTGCGCTCCACGGTCAGGAAGCGTTGGATTCGTTGGCAGGACCGTCACTCCATCCGGAGTCGCGTGGTCCGAGCCACATCCATCCCCACGTCCCCCAGCAGGGTCTCCTTCCACAGCATCAAACAGTCCAACCTCTGA
- the crhr1 gene encoding corticotropin-releasing factor receptor 1 isoform X3: protein MMMNHQLLSQVFCVCALLGGRVFAAEFTCEMFLLLSTNHTARTLLLLNQTFTVSNVSGVYCEMSVDGIGTCWPRSSAGQLISRACPHQFNGIQYNTSNQVFRECQSNGSWAPRGNYSQCTEIIVMRKSKVHYQVAVIINYLGHCISLGALLLAFTLFMRLRSIRCLRNIIHWNLISAFILRNATWFLVQLTMTPAVTEGNQVWCRLVTAGYNYFHVTNFFWMFGEGCYLHTAVVLTYSTDKLRKWMFICIGWGLCVCVCVCVCVCVCVCVCVCVCVSAHLSVCAGIPFPIIVAWAFGKLYYDDEKCWFGKKSGVYTDYIYQGPMILVLLINFVFLFNIVRILMTKLRASTTSETIQYRKAVKATLVLLPLLGITYMLFFVNPGGDDEIAQIVFIYFNSILESFQVLLKNT from the exons gttttctgtgtgtgtgcgttgctcGGAGGACGAGTGTTTGCAGCCGAGTTCACCTGTGAGATGTTCCTCCTGCTCTCCACCAACCACACAG CTCGCACCCTGCTGCTGCTCAACCAAACGTTCACTGTCAGTAATGTGTCAG GTGTGTACTGCGAGATGTCTGTAGACGGCATCGGGACGTGTTGGCCTCGGAGCTCAGCAGGACAGTTAATCTCTAGAGCCTGTCCTCATCAGTTCAATGGAATACAGTATAATACCAGCA aCCAAGTGTTCAGAGAGTGTCAGTCAAACGGCAGTTGGGCCCCTCGAGGAAACTACAGTCAGTGCACAGAGATCATCGTCATG aggAAGAGTAAAGTTCATTATCAGGTCGCCGTCATCATCAACTACCTCGGACACTGCATCTCTCTGGGCGCTCTACTGCTCGCCTTCACACTCTTCATGAGACTCAg gAGCATCCGCTGTCTGAGGAACATCATTCACTGGAATCTGATCTCCGCCTTCATCCTGAGGAACGCCACCTGGTTCCTGGTCCAGCTCACCATGACGCCTGCTGTTACCGAGGGCAACCAG gTGTGGTGTCGCCTAGTAACCGCTGGTTATAACTACTTCCATGTCACCAACTTCTTCTGGATGTTTGGTGAAGGTTGTTACCTCCACACGGCCGTAGTTCTGACCTACTCTACTGACAAGCTACGCAAGTGGATGTTCATCTGCATCGGCtggggtctgtgtgtgtgtgtgtgtgtgtgtgtgtgtgtgtgtgtgtgtgtgtgtgtgtgtgtgtgtgtgtgtgtctcagctCACCTGTCTGTGTGTGCAGGAATCCCGTTCCCAATCATTGTTGCCTGGGCGTTTGGGAAGCTGTATTATGATGATGAGAA GTGCTGGTTTGGAAAGAAGAGTGGAGTCTACACGGATTATATCTACCAGGGTCCAATGATCCTGGTGCTGCTG ATAAATTTTGTCTTCTTGTTTAACATCGTTCGTATCTTGATGACCAAACTGAGAGCGTCTACCACATCTGAGACCATTCagtacag GAAGGCGGTGAAGGCGACCCTGGTTCTTCTTCCTCTCCTGGGAATCACCTACATGTTGTTCTTCGTTAATCCTGGAGGAGATGATGAAATCGCTCAGATCGTCTTCATCTACTTTAACTCCATCCTGGAGTCCTTCCAGGTCCTCCTCAAAAACACCTGA